A stretch of Faecalibacterium duncaniae DNA encodes these proteins:
- a CDS encoding site-specific integrase, whose product MSEKRRDNKNRILRTGESQRKDGRYAYKYIDTFGKPQFVYSWKLVPTDKTPAGKRDDIALREKEKEIQKDLDDGIDHIGKKMTVCQLYAKQIRHRANVRHGTKQGRKQLMRILQEDKLGACRIENVKLSDAKEWALRMKEKGYGFKTINNHKRSLKAAFYTAIQDDCIRKNPFDFQLNTVLEDDTEPKEPLSPTQEAAFLSFVQHDKVYQKYYDEIIILLGTGLRISELCGLTEADIDLDKQLINVDHQLLKIADVGYYVETPKTKSGNRVIPMSEKVLEAFQRVLNKRKYAQPVILEGYTKFLFLNRNGLPKVAVNYESMFRGLVRKYTKTQKVALPKVMTPHTLRHTFCTTLANAGMNPKALQYIMGHSNINMTLNYYAHTTSETSITEMKRLIA is encoded by the coding sequence ATGTCGGAAAAAAGACGGGATAATAAAAATCGTATTCTCCGCACCGGAGAGAGCCAGAGAAAAGACGGGAGATATGCCTACAAATATATAGATACCTTTGGAAAACCGCAGTTTGTGTATTCTTGGAAGTTAGTACCTACGGACAAAACCCCGGCAGGAAAACGCGACGATATAGCGTTGAGGGAAAAAGAGAAAGAAATCCAAAAAGACCTTGACGACGGTATCGACCATATCGGAAAGAAAATGACGGTCTGCCAACTCTACGCAAAGCAGATACGCCACCGGGCAAATGTGCGGCATGGTACAAAGCAGGGGCGAAAACAGCTCATGCGGATTTTGCAGGAGGATAAACTTGGAGCCTGCCGGATTGAAAATGTGAAGCTCTCCGACGCAAAGGAATGGGCATTACGCATGAAAGAAAAAGGTTACGGCTTCAAGACTATCAACAACCACAAGCGTTCCTTAAAGGCTGCTTTTTACACAGCCATACAGGACGATTGTATTCGTAAAAATCCATTTGACTTCCAGTTGAACACAGTCCTTGAAGATGATACGGAACCAAAGGAACCTCTATCCCCTACGCAGGAAGCGGCTTTTCTGTCCTTTGTGCAGCATGATAAAGTCTATCAGAAATACTACGACGAGATTATCATACTGTTAGGGACAGGGCTTCGCATTTCGGAACTCTGCGGACTGACGGAAGCTGACATTGACTTAGACAAACAGCTTATCAATGTAGACCACCAACTTTTGAAGATTGCAGATGTGGGTTACTATGTGGAAACGCCTAAGACGAAAAGCGGCAATCGGGTTATTCCTATGAGTGAAAAAGTGTTGGAAGCATTTCAACGGGTGCTGAACAAACGGAAATATGCACAGCCTGTTATTTTAGAGGGCTACACAAAGTTTCTGTTTCTTAACCGGAACGGCTTGCCAAAAGTGGCAGTCAACTATGAAAGTATGTTCCGGGGGCTTGTAAGGAAATACACCAAAACGCAAAAGGTAGCATTGCCAAAGGTAATGACACCGCACACCTTACGCCACACATTCTGCACCACGTTAGCAAATGCAGGAATGAACCCAAAGGCATTGCAGTACATCATGGGACATTCCAACATCAATATGACGCTGAACTATTACGCGCATACGACTTCCGAAACGTCGATAACAGAAATGAAGCGGCTGATTGCATAA
- a CDS encoding excisionase: MNNNDVPIWEKYTLTIEEAAKYFRIGESKLRKLAEENPVPDWVMMNGNRIQIKRKQFEKMIDTVDAI; this comes from the coding sequence TTGAACAATAACGACGTGCCGATTTGGGAAAAGTACACTCTTACCATAGAAGAAGCCGCAAAATATTTCCGTATCGGAGAAAGCAAGCTGCGGAAACTGGCAGAAGAAAATCCCGTCCCGGACTGGGTAATGATGAACGGAAACCGTATTCAGATTAAGCGTAAGCAGTTTGAAAAAATGATTGATACGGTGGACGCAATCTGA